A single genomic interval of Nonomuraea rubra harbors:
- a CDS encoding cation acetate symporter, with the protein MSLAAVLVVVVAAVLIGAFGIRFSRTTSDFYVASRTVSPLWNASAIGGEYLSAASFLGVAGLILSFGVDMLWLPVGWTGGYLVLLVLVSAPLRRSGAYTLPDFAEARLESMTVRRTASVLVVLIGWLYLMPQFQSAGLVLRTITGAPVWVGGLLVAVVVAVNVLSGGMRSITFVQAFQYWLKLTALAVPLVFLLMAWQADGAPNVGAADAATWQVPLAGGKEYGLYSTYSLILATFLGTMGLPHVLVRFYTNPDGRAARRTTLVVLSLLGAFYLLPAVYGWLGRMYTPELVRTDTVVLTLPSRMIGGTLGDLLTALVTAGAFAAFLSTSSGLTVSVAGVIAQDLLKGSVRSFRIATLMAVAVPLALALWARALPVADVVGLAFAVAASSFCPLLVLGIWWRRLSTTGALAGLFVGGGLACAAVLVTIVAGPQRGLAGALLAQPAAWTVPIAFTVMVAVSFLTPHRVPAGVARTMVRLHTPEDLDLDRGDWRPRSS; encoded by the coding sequence ATGAGCCTGGCGGCTGTGCTGGTCGTGGTGGTCGCGGCCGTGCTCATCGGGGCGTTCGGGATCAGGTTCTCGCGGACCACGTCCGACTTCTACGTGGCCTCCCGCACGGTCAGCCCGCTCTGGAACGCCTCGGCCATCGGCGGCGAGTACCTGTCGGCGGCCTCCTTCCTCGGCGTCGCCGGGCTGATCCTGTCCTTCGGCGTGGACATGTTGTGGCTGCCCGTGGGCTGGACCGGCGGGTACCTGGTGCTGCTGGTGCTGGTCTCGGCGCCGCTGCGCCGGTCGGGGGCGTACACGCTGCCCGACTTCGCCGAGGCCAGGCTGGAGTCGATGACCGTGCGGCGCACCGCGAGCGTGCTGGTCGTGCTGATCGGCTGGCTCTACCTCATGCCGCAGTTCCAGAGCGCGGGCCTGGTGCTGCGCACGATCACCGGCGCGCCCGTGTGGGTGGGCGGCCTGCTGGTCGCGGTCGTCGTGGCGGTGAACGTGCTGTCGGGCGGGATGCGGTCGATCACGTTCGTGCAGGCGTTCCAGTACTGGCTCAAGCTGACGGCGCTGGCGGTGCCGCTGGTGTTCCTGCTGATGGCCTGGCAGGCCGACGGGGCGCCCAACGTCGGCGCGGCGGACGCGGCCACCTGGCAGGTGCCGCTGGCCGGGGGCAAGGAGTACGGGCTGTACTCGACGTACTCGCTGATCCTGGCCACGTTCCTGGGCACGATGGGGCTGCCGCACGTGCTCGTCCGCTTCTACACCAACCCCGACGGGCGGGCCGCCCGCCGTACGACGCTGGTGGTGCTGTCGCTGCTCGGGGCGTTCTACCTGCTGCCCGCCGTGTACGGGTGGCTGGGCCGGATGTACACGCCCGAGCTCGTCCGCACGGACACCGTCGTGCTGACCCTGCCGTCCCGCATGATCGGCGGCACCCTCGGCGACCTGCTGACGGCGCTGGTCACCGCGGGCGCGTTCGCCGCGTTCCTGTCCACCTCCTCGGGCCTGACCGTGTCCGTGGCGGGGGTGATCGCCCAGGACCTGCTCAAGGGCTCGGTGCGCTCGTTCAGGATCGCCACGCTGATGGCGGTGGCGGTGCCGCTGGCCCTGGCGCTGTGGGCGCGGGCGCTGCCGGTGGCGGACGTGGTGGGGCTGGCGTTCGCGGTGGCGGCCTCGTCGTTCTGCCCGCTGCTGGTGCTGGGCATCTGGTGGCGGCGGCTGTCCACGACGGGGGCGCTGGCGGGGCTGTTCGTGGGAGGGGGGCTGGCCTGCGCCGCCGTGCTCGTCACGATCGTGGCGGGGCCGCAGCGGGGGCTGGCGGGGGCGCTGCTGGCCCAGCCGGCGGCGTGGACGGTGCCGATCGCGTTCACGGTGATGGTGGCGGTGTCCTTCCTGACGCCGCACCGGGTGCCGGCCGGGGTGGCCAGGACCATGGTGAGGCTGCACACGCCGGAGGACCTCGACCTCGACCGCGGTGACTGGCGTCCCCGCTCGTCCTAG
- the phnG gene encoding phosphonate C-P lyase system protein PhnG, with protein sequence MNDLISREERAGLLASATPGELLPLAERLLQSGELGEPTVLRRPEVGMVMLTVREPVAEERFHLGEVLVTSCTVEVAGAAGWCMRGGDDRVAALAAALLDAAAEAGLPAAGDVHALCAAVAERRAREDAAEWAEVSMTRVAFEELT encoded by the coding sequence TTGAACGACCTGATCAGTAGGGAGGAGCGGGCCGGGCTGCTGGCCTCCGCGACTCCCGGAGAGCTGCTGCCCCTCGCCGAGCGCCTGCTCCAGTCCGGCGAGCTGGGCGAGCCGACCGTGCTGCGCCGGCCAGAGGTCGGGATGGTGATGCTCACCGTGCGCGAGCCGGTGGCCGAGGAGCGCTTCCACCTGGGCGAGGTGCTCGTCACCTCGTGCACCGTCGAGGTGGCGGGCGCCGCCGGGTGGTGCATGCGGGGCGGCGACGACCGCGTGGCCGCCCTCGCCGCCGCCCTCCTGGACGCCGCGGCGGAGGCCGGGCTGCCGGCCGCCGGCGACGTGCACGCCCTGTGCGCGGCCGTGGCCGAGCGGCGGGCCAGGGAGGACGCCGCCGAGTGGGCCGAGGTGTCGATGACCCGCGTGGCCTTCGAGGAGCTGACATGA
- a CDS encoding HD domain-containing protein, whose amino-acid sequence MLSRDELHDLFDALAGVPYGGEVVDQRTHALQAAAHAVAAGADDELVLAAAFHDVGRAREVATRYRGMPHEQAGAAFARDHLTERSAWAIERHVAAKRYLVAVDPAYHDTLSPVSVRSLRVQGGPMSPEEVAAFEAHAWAPDAVALRRWDDAAKDPEGPVLAMDDLVAAYERVMS is encoded by the coding sequence ATGCTTTCTCGGGATGAGCTGCACGACCTCTTCGACGCCCTCGCCGGCGTGCCGTACGGCGGCGAGGTCGTCGACCAGCGCACCCACGCCCTCCAGGCCGCCGCCCACGCCGTCGCGGCGGGCGCGGACGACGAGCTGGTCCTGGCCGCCGCCTTCCACGACGTGGGCCGCGCCCGCGAGGTCGCCACCCGCTACCGCGGCATGCCCCACGAGCAGGCCGGCGCCGCCTTCGCCCGCGACCACCTCACCGAGCGCTCGGCCTGGGCCATCGAGCGGCACGTGGCCGCCAAGCGCTACCTCGTCGCCGTGGACCCCGCCTACCACGACACGCTGAGCCCGGTCTCGGTGCGCTCGCTGCGCGTCCAGGGCGGCCCGATGTCCCCGGAGGAGGTGGCCGCCTTCGAGGCCCACGCGTGGGCGCCCGACGCGGTCGCCCTGCGCCGCTGGGACGACGCCGCCAAGGACCCCGAGGGCCCGGTGCTGGCCATGGACGACCTGGTGGCGGCGTACGAGCGGGTGATGAGCTAG
- a CDS encoding alpha-D-ribose 1-methylphosphonate 5-phosphate C-P-lyase PhnJ — protein sequence MRTITDLAGDGAPRGIFDELSKREVRRAALTAVAVPGYQVPFGSREMPVARGWGSGGLQVTLALVGPEDRLKVIDQGEDGGVNASNLRRLVVGHVGCEEETDTRQASLIQSRHRIPETPLRADQTLVLQVPVPEPLRAVEHDVREQRRMHAEADYSRMWVGLYEDVVRNGVVTKTAGYPCMVNGRYLISPTPIPRFDVPKLDRTEHLTLFGAGREKRIYAVPPHTEVEPLVFEDIPFEVEHTPGAACRHCGCEESYLVEVPATDGSVTWVCSDTDFCTRNRERER from the coding sequence ATGAGGACGATCACCGACCTGGCCGGGGACGGCGCCCCCAGGGGCATCTTCGACGAGCTGTCCAAGCGCGAGGTCCGCAGGGCCGCGCTCACAGCCGTGGCCGTGCCGGGCTACCAGGTGCCGTTCGGCTCCCGCGAGATGCCGGTGGCGCGCGGCTGGGGCTCCGGCGGCCTCCAGGTGACGCTGGCCCTCGTCGGCCCCGAGGACCGGCTCAAGGTCATCGACCAGGGCGAGGACGGCGGCGTGAACGCCTCCAACCTGCGCCGCCTGGTCGTCGGCCACGTCGGCTGCGAGGAGGAGACCGACACGCGGCAGGCCAGCCTGATCCAGTCCAGGCACCGCATCCCCGAGACGCCGCTGCGCGCCGACCAGACGCTCGTGCTGCAGGTGCCGGTGCCGGAGCCGCTGCGCGCCGTCGAGCACGACGTGCGCGAGCAGCGCAGGATGCACGCCGAGGCCGACTATTCGCGCATGTGGGTCGGCCTGTACGAGGACGTCGTGCGCAACGGCGTCGTCACCAAGACCGCCGGCTACCCCTGCATGGTGAACGGCCGGTACCTGATCTCGCCCACGCCGATCCCCAGGTTCGACGTGCCGAAGCTGGACAGGACCGAGCACCTGACGCTGTTCGGGGCGGGCAGGGAGAAGCGGATCTACGCGGTGCCGCCGCACACCGAGGTGGAGCCGCTGGTGTTCGAGGACATCCCGTTCGAGGTCGAGCACACGCCCGGCGCCGCCTGCCGGCACTGCGGGTGCGAGGAGTCGTACCTGGTGGAGGTGCCGGCGACGGACGGGTCCGTGACGTGGGTGTGCAGCGACACGGACTTCTGCACGCGTAACAGGGAGAGGGAACGATGA
- a CDS encoding phosphate/phosphite/phosphonate ABC transporter substrate-binding protein, translating into MKRTLTALAMIGALAAAGCSSASGSSAGDGDVLRFAAVPTEQNIDPTAEYKDIIALIEKNTGRKVEFVRSTDYNAVIEGMVSGKIDLAEFGPLSYVLARSNGAKITPIASMVEKGGKPTYQSYGIVPAGSTITGIDGFKGAKVCFVDPGSTSGYLFPSQGLLSAGIDPKTGVRPVMAGGHDNSVLSVASGKCEAGFSESGMVDHILIGKGKLKAGDVKIVWRSEPIPMSPVAMRDDLPADLRTKLQQTYTEDANKDRMVQLGICASVDACAVTNDNSIWSWQAVTDATFDPVREVCAATKNEKCSKA; encoded by the coding sequence GTGAAACGTACTCTGACCGCCCTGGCCATGATCGGCGCGCTCGCGGCGGCGGGCTGCTCCTCCGCCAGCGGCAGCAGCGCGGGCGACGGCGACGTGCTGCGCTTCGCCGCCGTGCCGACCGAGCAGAACATCGACCCCACCGCCGAGTACAAGGACATCATCGCGCTCATCGAGAAGAACACCGGCAGGAAGGTGGAGTTCGTCCGCTCCACCGACTACAACGCCGTCATCGAGGGCATGGTGTCCGGCAAGATCGACCTGGCGGAGTTCGGGCCGCTGTCGTACGTGCTCGCCAGGAGCAACGGCGCGAAGATCACGCCGATCGCGTCCATGGTCGAGAAGGGCGGCAAGCCCACGTACCAGAGCTACGGCATCGTCCCCGCCGGCAGCACGATCACCGGCATCGACGGGTTCAAGGGCGCCAAGGTCTGCTTCGTCGACCCCGGCTCCACCTCCGGCTACCTCTTCCCGAGCCAGGGCCTGCTGAGCGCCGGCATCGATCCCAAGACCGGGGTGCGGCCCGTCATGGCGGGCGGGCACGACAACTCCGTGCTGTCGGTCGCCTCGGGCAAGTGCGAGGCCGGCTTCTCCGAGAGCGGCATGGTGGACCACATCCTCATCGGCAAGGGCAAGCTCAAGGCCGGCGACGTGAAGATCGTGTGGAGGTCGGAGCCCATCCCCATGTCGCCGGTCGCCATGCGCGACGACCTGCCCGCCGACCTCAGGACCAAGCTCCAGCAGACCTACACCGAGGATGCGAACAAGGACCGCATGGTGCAGCTCGGCATCTGCGCGTCGGTGGACGCCTGCGCGGTGACCAACGACAACTCCATCTGGAGCTGGCAGGCCGTCACCGACGCGACCTTCGACCCCGTACGCGAGGTGTGCGCCGCCACGAAGAACGAGAAGTGCTCCAAGGCATGA
- a CDS encoding PhnE/PtxC family ABC transporter permease, whose protein sequence is MALGVLALGHLGVGVGGLVSGFGEVVALLARAVPPTLGDPATTFAHVLDTLWMAIAGTALATVLAAVLGVLAASKGRERAGGPGAWRKVVRPAALAVIVACRAVPDVVFAVFFVAAIGIGPLPGVLALGLHSVGMLGKLFAEAVEQADTGVREAVAGTGAGPGQRLLAGVLPQVAPAWVAAVLYRLDINFRGSVLLGAVGAGGIGLDLKTAFGFTDYREAVGIALVTVAVVLLVEAVSVGLRGQLLGAGRAKAVPPVRGVRVPWTRGRTAAHLAGWGAIVLAAVAFWRVGASPAALADAAAGSVRALGEFFPPDFGPIAGSLGEGLLETVAIALGATFLGTLAGIPLGLTAARAVAPGDGVRLTARVLLVGLRSIPDLLLVLVFVAAFGLMDGPVAGTLALAVFTAALVAKLVADDAEELRAGPREAVRSAGAGPGQELTVAVLGQLTPRLTATTLYALDVNLRAFFVLGIVGAGELGFALSQQIRALGYDVVTAIVLPVFLLVLAVEAVSARLRSVLR, encoded by the coding sequence GTGGCGCTCGGAGTGCTCGCGCTCGGCCACCTCGGCGTCGGCGTCGGCGGGCTGGTCAGCGGGTTCGGCGAGGTCGTCGCGCTGCTGGCCAGGGCCGTGCCGCCGACGCTCGGCGACCCCGCCACCACGTTCGCGCACGTGCTCGACACGCTCTGGATGGCCATCGCGGGGACCGCGCTGGCCACGGTGCTGGCCGCCGTCCTGGGGGTGCTCGCCGCCTCGAAGGGCCGGGAGAGGGCCGGCGGGCCGGGCGCCTGGCGGAAGGTCGTGCGGCCGGCGGCGCTGGCCGTGATCGTGGCGTGCCGGGCCGTCCCCGATGTGGTGTTCGCCGTCTTCTTCGTGGCCGCGATCGGCATCGGCCCGCTGCCCGGCGTGCTGGCGCTCGGCCTGCACTCCGTGGGCATGCTGGGCAAGCTGTTCGCCGAGGCGGTCGAGCAGGCGGACACGGGGGTGCGCGAGGCCGTGGCCGGCACCGGCGCGGGGCCGGGGCAGCGGCTCCTGGCCGGCGTGCTGCCGCAGGTGGCGCCCGCCTGGGTGGCCGCCGTCCTGTACCGGCTCGACATCAACTTCCGCGGCTCCGTGCTGCTCGGCGCCGTCGGCGCGGGCGGCATCGGGCTGGACCTCAAGACGGCGTTCGGGTTCACCGACTACCGCGAGGCCGTCGGGATCGCGCTGGTCACCGTGGCCGTCGTGCTGCTCGTCGAGGCGGTCTCCGTGGGCCTGCGCGGGCAGTTGCTCGGCGCCGGGCGGGCCAAGGCCGTACCTCCCGTGCGGGGTGTCCGCGTGCCGTGGACCCGCGGCAGGACCGCCGCGCACCTGGCCGGATGGGGGGCGATCGTGCTGGCGGCGGTGGCGTTCTGGCGGGTCGGCGCGAGCCCGGCGGCGCTGGCCGACGCCGCCGCCGGATCGGTGCGCGCGCTCGGCGAGTTCTTCCCGCCGGACTTCGGGCCGATCGCCGGCTCGCTCGGCGAGGGCCTGCTGGAGACGGTCGCGATCGCGCTCGGCGCCACCTTCCTCGGCACCCTGGCGGGCATCCCGCTCGGCCTGACCGCCGCCCGCGCCGTGGCGCCCGGCGACGGCGTGCGCCTGACCGCCCGTGTCCTGCTCGTCGGCCTGCGTTCCATCCCCGACCTGCTGCTGGTGCTGGTGTTCGTGGCCGCGTTCGGGCTGATGGACGGGCCCGTCGCGGGAACGCTGGCGCTGGCCGTGTTCACGGCCGCCCTGGTCGCCAAGCTCGTCGCCGACGACGCCGAGGAACTGCGCGCAGGGCCGCGCGAGGCCGTGCGCTCGGCCGGGGCGGGGCCGGGCCAGGAGCTGACCGTGGCCGTGCTCGGCCAGCTCACGCCCCGGCTCACGGCCACCACCCTGTACGCGCTCGACGTCAACCTGCGGGCCTTCTTCGTCCTCGGCATCGTCGGGGCCGGCGAGCTCGGCTTCGCGCTGAGCCAGCAGATCAGGGCTCTCGGGTACGACGTGGTGACGGCCATCGTGCTGCCGGTGTTCCTGCTGGTCCTGGCCGTGGAGGCGGTCTCGGCCCGGCTGCGATCCGTCCTGCGTTGA
- the phnC gene encoding phosphonate ABC transporter ATP-binding protein — protein sequence MTAPVVETKGLVKSFGDVTACAGIDLTVARGEIVALLGPSGSGKSTLLRHLNGLTRPDAGQVRVLGADVATVKGAELRALRRRVGVVFQQFNLVGRLTVMENVLHGALGRVRGPRYGIVTWPRSVRAEAFEHLDRVGLADRAYQRAGSLSGGQQQRVAIARALLQRPELMLADEPVASLDPETAASVMDLLVRVCREDGLTMVCTLHQIELALEWTRRVVGLRLGEIRLDEPTELLDAVRLRGLYLSDPVTVP from the coding sequence ATGACGGCACCGGTCGTGGAGACGAAGGGGCTGGTCAAGTCCTTCGGCGACGTCACCGCGTGCGCCGGGATCGACCTGACCGTGGCCCGCGGGGAGATCGTCGCCCTGCTCGGGCCGTCCGGGTCCGGCAAGTCCACGCTGCTGCGGCACCTCAACGGGCTGACCCGGCCGGACGCGGGCCAGGTCCGCGTGCTCGGCGCCGACGTCGCGACCGTCAAGGGCGCCGAGCTGCGGGCGCTGCGGCGGCGGGTCGGCGTGGTCTTCCAGCAGTTCAACCTCGTCGGACGGCTGACGGTGATGGAGAACGTGCTGCACGGGGCGCTCGGCCGGGTCCGCGGCCCCCGGTACGGCATCGTGACCTGGCCCAGGTCCGTACGCGCCGAGGCGTTCGAGCACCTGGACCGGGTGGGCCTGGCGGACCGGGCCTACCAGCGGGCCGGGAGCCTGTCCGGCGGGCAGCAGCAGCGCGTCGCCATCGCGCGGGCGCTGCTGCAGCGACCCGAGCTGATGCTCGCCGACGAGCCCGTGGCCTCGCTCGACCCCGAGACCGCCGCGTCCGTGATGGACCTGCTGGTGCGCGTGTGCAGGGAGGACGGGCTGACCATGGTGTGCACGCTGCACCAGATCGAGCTGGCGCTGGAGTGGACCCGGCGGGTGGTGGGGCTGCGGCTGGGGGAGATCCGGCTGGACGAGCCCACCGAGCTGCTGGACGCCGTACGGCTGCGCGGGCTGTACCTGTCCGACCCCGTGACGGTGCCATGA
- a CDS encoding ATP-binding cassette domain-containing protein, giving the protein MSWALKVDGLGRVYGDQDPRSLPGTGPEHGTSVSPATGAVVAAWDVAFEVAPGEALGIVGESGSGKSTVMRCVAGDERPSRGSAYLRGYDDGRTDVLALDDGARRRLRVDRVSVVYQDPAYGLDLDTSAGGNIAERLTAAGGRHFGRIRERAAELLELTEVPLSRMDDPVRTFSGGMRQRVQIAKALANRPPVLLLDEPTTGLDASVAAGVLDLLRNLLERLGVAAVVVSHDFGVIEMLTRRVMVMQHGRVVETGLTDQLLEDPQHPYSQRLVAAARG; this is encoded by the coding sequence ATGAGCTGGGCGTTGAAGGTGGACGGGCTCGGCAGGGTCTACGGCGACCAGGACCCGCGCTCGCTGCCCGGCACCGGGCCCGAGCACGGCACCTCGGTCTCGCCCGCGACCGGGGCCGTGGTGGCCGCCTGGGACGTCGCCTTCGAGGTGGCGCCGGGGGAGGCGCTGGGCATCGTCGGCGAGTCGGGCTCGGGCAAGTCCACGGTCATGCGCTGCGTGGCCGGTGACGAGCGGCCCAGCCGGGGCAGCGCGTACCTGCGGGGCTACGACGACGGCCGGACGGACGTGCTGGCGCTGGACGACGGCGCCCGCAGGCGGCTGCGCGTCGACCGCGTCTCCGTCGTCTACCAGGACCCGGCCTACGGGCTCGACCTGGACACCAGCGCGGGCGGCAACATCGCCGAGAGGCTCACCGCCGCCGGGGGCCGGCACTTCGGCCGCATCAGGGAACGGGCCGCCGAGCTGCTGGAGCTGACCGAGGTGCCGCTGTCGCGCATGGACGACCCCGTGCGCACGTTCTCCGGCGGCATGCGGCAGCGCGTGCAGATCGCCAAGGCGCTGGCCAACCGGCCGCCCGTGCTGCTGCTCGACGAGCCCACCACCGGCCTGGACGCCTCCGTCGCGGCCGGCGTGCTCGACCTGCTCAGGAACCTGCTCGAACGGCTCGGCGTCGCCGCCGTGGTCGTCTCCCACGATTTCGGCGTCATCGAGATGCTGACCAGGAGGGTGATGGTGATGCAGCACGGCCGCGTCGTGGAGACGGGCCTGACCGACCAGCTGCTGGAGGACCCGCAGCACCCGTACAGCCAGCGGCTCGTGGCGGCGGCGCGCGGATGA
- a CDS encoding carbon-phosphorus lyase complex subunit PhnI — protein MGYSGASGGHEAILAAERLVERHRYGGSSDWLAIDQITGRLRLAVDRIMGEGGLWAPELAARALRQSEGDVQEAAQLIRAHRSTLPRVAYSEPVHADELRVSRRISPAFRNPPGSQLLGRTLDYVGRLLDLMPEEQARARAEEPAEPPANGHANGHANGHGHGHAGGEDPRRPPRLLGLLRSMGMLVERRTDGDPDPYDITRSPVRPGVPRSARLTAMARAETGALVHLWYSNTFQPGRHNHEFPGEVRHGTLPVRVSHPLTGNPVTVAEVRVTEVETIDDLDRAEEDRSRLDLGYGMCFGHNERKAIAMAGLDLLVHRDGGRTELEQEVLLTLDGIEASGFLEHLKLPHYVDFRSVLDRKRAVRAAMEEAR, from the coding sequence ATGGGTTACTCAGGTGCCAGCGGCGGCCACGAGGCCATCCTGGCCGCCGAGCGGCTCGTCGAACGCCACCGCTACGGCGGCTCCAGCGACTGGCTGGCCATCGACCAGATCACCGGCCGGCTGCGGCTGGCCGTGGACCGGATCATGGGCGAGGGCGGCCTGTGGGCCCCCGAGCTGGCGGCCAGGGCGCTGCGCCAGTCGGAGGGCGACGTGCAGGAGGCGGCGCAGCTCATCAGGGCGCACCGCTCGACGCTGCCCCGCGTGGCCTACTCCGAGCCGGTGCACGCCGACGAGCTGCGCGTCTCGCGCCGCATCTCGCCCGCCTTCCGCAACCCGCCCGGCAGCCAGCTGCTCGGCCGCACCCTCGACTACGTGGGCCGCCTGCTCGACCTGATGCCGGAGGAGCAGGCCAGGGCCCGCGCCGAGGAACCCGCCGAGCCCCCGGCGAACGGCCACGCGAACGGCCACGCGAACGGTCACGGGCACGGGCACGCCGGGGGTGAGGACCCGCGCCGGCCGCCGCGCCTGCTCGGCCTGCTGCGTTCCATGGGCATGCTGGTCGAGAGGCGTACGGACGGCGACCCCGACCCGTACGACATCACCCGCTCGCCCGTACGCCCGGGAGTCCCCCGCTCGGCCCGCCTGACCGCGATGGCCAGAGCGGAGACGGGCGCCCTGGTGCACCTGTGGTACTCCAACACCTTCCAGCCGGGCAGGCACAACCACGAGTTCCCCGGCGAGGTACGCCACGGCACTCTCCCCGTACGGGTCAGCCATCCTCTGACCGGCAACCCGGTCACGGTCGCGGAGGTGCGGGTCACCGAGGTGGAGACGATCGACGACCTCGACCGCGCCGAGGAGGACCGTAGCCGCCTCGACCTGGGCTACGGCATGTGCTTCGGCCACAACGAGCGCAAGGCCATCGCCATGGCCGGCCTCGACCTGCTGGTGCACCGCGACGGCGGCCGTACGGAGCTGGAGCAGGAGGTGCTGCTGACCCTCGACGGGATCGAGGCGTCCGGCTTCCTGGAGCACCTCAAGCTGCCCCACTACGTGGACTTCAGGTCGGTGCTCGACCGCAAGCGCGCGGTGCGCGCGGCCATGGAGGAGGCCCGATGA
- the phnH gene encoding phosphonate C-P lyase system protein PhnH, with amino-acid sequence MTVTAVQGIGVHVRAVTPTAAQAQADFRALLNVLSRPGVLDVVGRGEGPGHGEGRGESRGEGPVALAVAAGLADVEVPTAVLTAPGDEHWARALHLGTSAPPAPPERARMVVALRPPAAAEIAGLTRGDAMHPELGTRLVVAVDGLGQDSGNVPGAVVLTLSGPGVPGTRRLCVTGLPRDVFEALAAANAGFPAGVDTFLVAQDGTVAGLPRSTRIEIENGDH; translated from the coding sequence ATGACCGTCACCGCCGTCCAGGGGATCGGCGTCCACGTCCGCGCGGTGACGCCGACGGCGGCGCAGGCCCAGGCCGACTTCCGCGCGCTGCTGAACGTGCTGTCCAGGCCGGGCGTGCTCGACGTCGTGGGGCGCGGAGAGGGGCCAGGGCACGGAGAGGGGCGCGGCGAGAGTCGCGGCGAGGGGCCCGTGGCGCTGGCCGTGGCCGCCGGGCTGGCCGACGTCGAGGTGCCGACCGCCGTGCTGACCGCGCCCGGCGACGAGCACTGGGCGCGCGCCCTGCACCTGGGGACGTCCGCGCCGCCCGCCCCGCCGGAGCGGGCCCGCATGGTGGTGGCGCTCCGCCCACCGGCCGCGGCCGAGATCGCCGGGCTGACCAGGGGTGACGCCATGCACCCCGAGCTCGGGACGCGGCTGGTCGTCGCCGTCGACGGCCTGGGACAGGACTCCGGGAACGTTCCAGGAGCGGTCGTCCTCACGCTCAGCGGGCCGGGAGTGCCCGGGACGCGGCGGCTGTGCGTCACCGGCCTGCCCCGTGACGTCTTCGAGGCGCTCGCCGCCGCCAACGCCGGCTTCCCCGCGGGCGTCGACACGTTCCTCGTCGCCCAGGACGGGACCGTGGCCGGGCTGCCGCGCAGCACCCGCATCGAGATCGAGAACGGAGACCACTGA
- a CDS encoding GntR family transcriptional regulator — protein sequence MTSTQRYLEMADILEAELAHVPVGAQVPSEHVLAERFHVSRPAARAALQELERRLLVRRVQGVGTFRRGRVEYVISAHFPPSFSETVRLAGAEPASRLVSCGVRRAVEQERARLQLQPGAAVWTVERVFSVNGEVAAYATSVLPRRPLLNLDRELGDEVSLHRVLRRRYGLTVVRARYRISLDVPPQGIAEHLTGGSRGPVWLAESVNRAAGGPYVEYARTYLRPDVLDVTFEIEEETH from the coding sequence ATGACAAGCACGCAGCGCTACCTGGAGATGGCCGACATCCTGGAGGCGGAGCTGGCCCACGTGCCCGTGGGCGCGCAGGTGCCGAGCGAGCACGTGCTGGCCGAGCGCTTCCACGTCAGCAGGCCCGCCGCCCGCGCGGCCCTGCAGGAGCTGGAGCGGCGGCTGCTGGTGCGCCGCGTCCAGGGTGTCGGCACCTTCAGGCGGGGGCGTGTGGAGTACGTGATCTCCGCGCACTTCCCGCCCTCGTTCAGCGAGACCGTGCGCCTGGCCGGCGCCGAGCCGGCGTCGCGGCTGGTGAGCTGCGGCGTGCGGCGCGCGGTCGAGCAGGAACGGGCCAGGCTGCAGCTCCAGCCCGGCGCGGCCGTGTGGACGGTCGAGCGGGTGTTCAGCGTGAACGGCGAGGTCGCCGCGTACGCCACCAGCGTCCTGCCCCGGCGCCCCCTGCTGAACCTGGACAGGGAGCTCGGCGACGAGGTCTCCCTGCACAGGGTGCTGCGCCGCCGCTACGGGCTCACCGTCGTCCGCGCCCGCTACCGGATCAGCCTCGACGTGCCCCCGCAGGGCATCGCCGAGCACCTGACCGGCGGCAGCCGCGGCCCCGTCTGGCTGGCCGAGAGCGTGAACCGCGCCGCGGGCGGCCCGTACGTCGAGTACGCCCGCACGTACCTGCGGCCCGACGTGCTCGACGTCACCTTCGAGATCGAAGAGGAAACCCATTGA